One genomic region from Nostoc sphaeroides encodes:
- a CDS encoding cellulase family glycosylhydrolase: MKLHKQLLIFSLSLVVFLVVILTKSPASIHLDSSRAATPIELPLSTIGRTIVDAKGKVILLRGVNWFGMETDTHAPHGLWKRDYKEMLAQIKSLGYNVIRLPYSVAALRSLNVSGIDFGIGSNTELQGRTPLEVMDLVIQEAERQGLLILLDSHRLNDQQIPELWYGDGFTEADWIDTWTMLAIRYKNQTNVIGADLKNEPHGKASWGDNNISTDWRLAAERAGNAILGVNPNWLIVVEGVEKNVPGQQLPQHWYGGNLEGVKNYPVRLSRSNKLVYSPHEYGAGVYNQPYFYDSNFPNNLIDRWQIGFNYIASQNIAPILIGEFGGRQVDLNSKEGIWQNELVKYIQKNNLSFTYWSWNPNSTDTGGILLDDWQSVDLPKQQLLSQLLPLVQVQPPVQPSNPPVSPTPTPSVSPTPTPTPSVSPSTTTAQLKVTTEINSNWETGFCVSFKITNQGNTKVNNWQLAFKMNQAKINNFWNADFKQQGAIQYVVAPLDWGKTIEPNQVRDTGFCANKLGSDYQPQQIAAVSI; encoded by the coding sequence TTGAAATTACATAAGCAATTACTGATATTTTCTCTAAGTCTAGTAGTGTTTTTAGTAGTTATCCTGACTAAATCACCTGCTAGTATTCACTTAGATAGTTCTAGGGCTGCGACGCCAATAGAGCTACCACTTTCAACAATTGGTAGAACCATTGTGGATGCCAAAGGCAAGGTTATATTGCTCAGAGGTGTGAATTGGTTTGGTATGGAAACTGATACGCACGCTCCTCACGGATTATGGAAACGAGATTATAAAGAAATGCTGGCACAGATTAAAAGCTTAGGATATAACGTCATCCGGTTACCTTATTCTGTGGCAGCATTGCGATCGCTTAATGTAAGTGGCATTGACTTTGGAATTGGCAGCAACACAGAACTTCAAGGTAGAACCCCCTTGGAGGTAATGGACTTAGTTATTCAGGAAGCGGAACGTCAAGGATTGCTAATCCTGCTCGACAGCCACCGCCTCAACGACCAGCAAATTCCAGAATTGTGGTATGGAGACGGCTTTACCGAAGCAGACTGGATCGATACTTGGACAATGTTAGCAATCCGCTACAAGAATCAAACTAACGTGATTGGCGCAGACTTAAAAAATGAACCTCACGGGAAAGCTAGCTGGGGTGATAACAATATAAGTACTGACTGGCGACTAGCAGCAGAACGTGCAGGCAATGCGATTCTGGGCGTTAATCCTAATTGGCTAATTGTCGTTGAAGGAGTGGAAAAGAATGTCCCCGGTCAACAACTGCCACAGCATTGGTATGGTGGAAATTTAGAAGGTGTAAAAAACTACCCGGTACGTTTGTCTCGTTCTAATAAGCTAGTCTATTCTCCTCATGAGTACGGCGCTGGGGTCTACAATCAGCCTTACTTTTATGACTCTAACTTTCCTAACAATCTAATTGATCGCTGGCAAATAGGATTTAACTATATCGCTAGTCAGAATATTGCTCCCATCTTGATTGGGGAGTTTGGGGGACGGCAAGTAGACTTAAATTCCAAAGAGGGAATTTGGCAAAATGAGTTGGTGAAATACATTCAAAAAAATAACTTGAGCTTTACTTACTGGAGTTGGAATCCTAATAGTACTGATACAGGCGGAATTTTATTAGATGATTGGCAAAGTGTTGATCTACCCAAGCAGCAATTACTGTCCCAACTGCTCCCACTGGTACAAGTTCAACCGCCAGTTCAACCGAGTAATCCTCCTGTCTCCCCAACTCCAACTCCTTCTGTCTCTCCAACTCCAACTCCAACTCCTTCTGTCTCCCCATCTACTACTACTGCTCAACTAAAAGTCACTACTGAGATCAATTCCAACTGGGAAACTGGATTTTGTGTCAGTTTCAAAATTACAAATCAGGGTAATACCAAGGTTAATAACTGGCAACTGGCATTTAAGATGAATCAAGCTAAGATTAATAACTTTTGGAACGCAGATTTTAAGCAGCAAGGAGCGATACAGTATGTAGTGGCTCCTTTGGACTGGGGAAAAACAATTGAACCAAATCAAGTACGGGATACTGGGTTTTGTGCCAACAAACTTGGCTCTGACTACCAGCCGCAGCAAATAGCCGCCGTTTCGATTTGA
- a CDS encoding glycosyl hydrolase family 8: MAAITCLIGLSACVSSYSAANPKTPDEQIPVANVPTEGSSQNLTGLLAELPKSTPNRELLAQSWDSYRQRFIQSDGRVIDYEASDRSTSEGQAYALLRAVLINDPTTFALTLNWSENNLQRQASGKRTDSLWAWKWGRREDGNWGVIDINFASDADIDTITALILASRRWNSPEYLELAKVKLQDLWNLSTISKTQGKRYLLPGPVAAFVPDASTLYLNPSYFAPYAFRIFAQVDPQHDWLSLVDSSYQVLENSAKLSSVGLPSDWVALNTKTGQYQTLPASSTLKSLYSFDSYRVWWRLSLDAAWFNSPQAQRYLVTSTQHLQKLWSKKSIPARIDLQGKPLVDYEATSQYAMLYAAMQVVKPAIAQELLVKKILPQYKQGIWGDQSAYYTENLAWLGLLPPKAIPQRLLK, translated from the coding sequence ATGGCAGCTATTACCTGCCTGATTGGTTTATCTGCCTGTGTCTCTAGTTACTCGGCAGCAAACCCCAAAACGCCGGATGAGCAAATTCCGGTGGCAAACGTCCCCACTGAAGGTAGTAGTCAAAATCTCACTGGATTATTAGCTGAACTTCCTAAATCTACGCCCAACCGGGAATTACTAGCCCAAAGTTGGGATAGCTACCGCCAAAGATTTATTCAGTCAGATGGGCGGGTGATTGATTACGAAGCAAGCGATCGCTCAACTAGTGAAGGTCAAGCTTATGCTTTACTACGAGCAGTACTGATTAATGATCCAACAACTTTTGCCCTGACTTTAAACTGGTCGGAAAATAACCTCCAGCGCCAAGCATCTGGTAAACGCACAGATAGCTTGTGGGCTTGGAAGTGGGGACGAAGGGAAGATGGTAACTGGGGTGTCATCGACATCAACTTTGCTAGTGATGCAGATATAGATACGATTACTGCCCTGATTTTAGCATCACGGCGTTGGAATAGTCCCGAATACCTGGAACTGGCAAAAGTTAAACTGCAAGATTTGTGGAACTTGTCCACCATCTCAAAAACCCAAGGTAAGCGCTACCTGTTACCAGGGCCCGTAGCTGCATTTGTCCCGGATGCATCTACCCTTTACCTGAATCCCTCTTATTTTGCACCCTATGCTTTTCGCATCTTTGCACAAGTTGACCCCCAACATGATTGGTTGAGTTTGGTAGACAGCAGCTATCAAGTGCTAGAAAATTCCGCAAAGCTTTCTAGCGTAGGTTTACCCAGTGATTGGGTAGCTCTAAATACCAAAACAGGACAATACCAAACCCTACCAGCATCTAGTACTCTGAAGAGTTTGTATAGTTTTGATTCCTATCGAGTCTGGTGGCGTTTGTCGTTGGATGCTGCCTGGTTCAACTCACCCCAAGCGCAGCGCTATCTAGTGACATCCACTCAGCATCTGCAAAAACTGTGGAGTAAAAAATCTATACCAGCACGCATTGATCTTCAAGGGAAACCATTAGTGGATTACGAAGCTACATCACAATACGCTATGTTGTATGCCGCCATGCAGGTAGTGAAACCAGCGATCGCTCAAGAACTGCTTGTGAAAAAAATACTGCCTCAATACAAGCAGGGAATTTGGGGAGATCAATCTGCTTATTATACCGAGAATTTAGCTTGGTTAGGATTACTACCTCCAAAGGCAATTCCTCAGCGACTGCTTAAATAA
- a CDS encoding cellulose biosynthesis cyclic di-GMP-binding regulatory protein BcsB produces the protein MKQLFHLSQISKKAIIVTSCFFLFPSSLLSAQAQTKGDLQQEVTLLAQATTSENTSKADLKAPSAKNLTSYTLEFNRSPIVGNRMRLRGVYSEGRLAFTRPRGWKLERGKVQALIRFQHSPALYANRSNLTVLLNGISVGSVPLNRKESQVGQVLFNIPPKLLQDYNELILVAQQNNSLECSDPSSPDLWTEILPDSKLILNYERQPIALNFSRYPYPFFDELGLETNQIAYLQPSQVDQSWLTAAARLQAALGRIADFRPIQTSLVSDVANVKANDRLVIIGTPNEQPSLNTWKNLPLKVVSNQILDRDNNPVPDETGVLIITKAEKSGVPVLIATGNSAKAVEKATQFLSQPDLRKMGTGQVVFVDTLKETSTPGLRQWPHYLPEQNSFKLGDIKTQVNGEPFNDVTVRGIGAPPVEIDFRALPDDRFLRGSSMNLVYSYGPQVNPRTSAIEVLLDGVFIGGARLDSEAGETRKNLKVNLPENLIKPNSKLQVFLRMNPREPFDKQNCLQPPDQQLTGTVHSDTSFDLKREISTQLPDLNLLKFGFPFAAPQDLSQTAIVVPQIPSKTDVLTLLAFSERLGRLSQADAVKLNVYTPDALPTKARKNDHLVGIGTREDFPFPEVFNSTGFNLSQAYSRSSANAVVQTPQDTQGMIKQIISPWNSDRVVLALTSQTETGLERVRQVLNQDPWFFQLKKDTVLISSDQKDPVSYDADAYQLQFFQSAPNTRRLENTTILSKASRFLQENWLLLPVGIFTMSLILYGILQLYLKRLTADKK, from the coding sequence ATGAAGCAATTGTTTCATCTTTCCCAAATTAGTAAAAAAGCAATTATTGTTACTTCTTGCTTTTTTTTGTTTCCTAGTTCATTATTGAGCGCTCAAGCTCAAACTAAAGGTGATCTGCAACAAGAAGTAACTTTATTAGCTCAAGCAACGACATCAGAAAATACTAGTAAAGCAGACTTAAAAGCTCCTAGTGCCAAAAACCTGACAAGTTACACCCTAGAATTTAATCGTAGTCCGATTGTGGGCAACCGGATGCGCTTGCGCGGGGTTTACTCAGAAGGTCGTCTTGCCTTTACCCGTCCTCGTGGCTGGAAACTAGAGCGGGGTAAAGTACAAGCTTTAATCCGTTTTCAACACTCACCAGCACTGTATGCCAATCGCTCTAACCTGACCGTGCTATTGAATGGCATCAGTGTTGGTAGCGTACCCCTCAATCGCAAAGAGTCCCAAGTAGGTCAAGTACTGTTCAATATTCCACCAAAGCTGCTGCAAGACTACAACGAACTCATATTGGTGGCACAGCAGAATAACAGCCTCGAATGTAGCGACCCTAGTAGCCCCGACTTGTGGACAGAGATTCTGCCAGATTCCAAATTAATCTTGAACTATGAAAGGCAGCCGATTGCTCTGAATTTCAGCCGCTATCCTTATCCTTTCTTTGACGAACTCGGCTTAGAAACTAACCAAATTGCTTATTTGCAACCGAGTCAAGTCGATCAATCCTGGTTGACAGCAGCAGCTCGCTTACAAGCGGCATTGGGGAGAATCGCAGATTTTCGCCCGATTCAGACGAGCTTGGTGTCTGATGTCGCAAATGTGAAAGCAAACGATCGCTTGGTGATCATTGGTACTCCCAACGAGCAACCAAGCCTAAATACTTGGAAGAATTTGCCCCTGAAAGTCGTCAGTAATCAAATTCTTGATCGTGATAATAACCCCGTACCAGATGAAACAGGGGTGTTGATTATAACTAAAGCTGAAAAGAGTGGAGTTCCGGTTTTAATTGCTACTGGCAACAGTGCAAAAGCTGTAGAAAAGGCAACCCAATTTTTGTCACAGCCAGACTTGCGGAAAATGGGTACTGGTCAGGTGGTTTTTGTCGATACCCTCAAGGAAACTTCGACACCAGGACTCCGCCAATGGCCTCATTATTTGCCAGAACAAAATTCTTTTAAACTGGGCGACATCAAAACCCAAGTAAATGGTGAGCCGTTTAATGATGTGACTGTACGTGGGATCGGAGCGCCACCAGTTGAAATTGATTTTCGCGCTTTACCAGATGATAGATTTCTCCGGGGTAGTTCCATGAATCTGGTGTACAGCTACGGCCCACAGGTTAATCCCCGAACTTCTGCGATCGAAGTTTTACTGGATGGAGTTTTCATTGGTGGGGCACGTCTTGATTCTGAGGCGGGAGAAACTCGCAAAAACCTCAAAGTCAATTTGCCGGAAAACTTGATCAAACCCAACTCAAAACTACAAGTTTTCTTGCGGATGAATCCGAGAGAACCGTTTGATAAACAAAACTGTCTTCAGCCACCAGATCAACAACTTACTGGTACGGTGCATTCTGATACTAGCTTCGACCTGAAGCGGGAAATCTCTACACAACTACCAGACTTGAACCTTCTGAAATTTGGTTTCCCCTTTGCTGCACCACAGGATTTGTCTCAGACAGCGATCGTCGTGCCACAAATCCCCTCGAAGACAGATGTATTGACCTTGTTGGCTTTTAGCGAACGCTTGGGAAGGCTCAGTCAAGCAGATGCTGTCAAACTAAATGTTTATACACCGGATGCTTTGCCAACAAAAGCTCGCAAAAATGACCATTTGGTAGGAATTGGAACGCGAGAAGACTTTCCTTTTCCCGAAGTATTTAATTCCACTGGTTTCAACTTGAGTCAGGCATATTCGCGCTCCTCTGCCAATGCTGTGGTTCAAACCCCGCAGGATACACAAGGAATGATTAAGCAAATTATCTCTCCTTGGAACAGCGATCGCGTCGTTCTAGCTTTAACATCTCAAACCGAAACTGGTTTAGAGCGAGTGCGACAAGTTCTCAATCAAGACCCGTGGTTCTTCCAACTCAAAAAGGATACGGTGCTAATTAGTAGCGATCAAAAAGACCCAGTTTCCTACGATGCAGATGCCTATCAACTACAGTTTTTCCAAAGCGCCCCAAACACTCGTCGTTTAGAAAATACCACTATCCTCAGTAAAGCATCACGCTTTTTACAAGAAAATTGGCTATTACTACCTGTAGGAATTTTCACTATGTCTCTAATTCTTTACGGGATTCTTCAGTTGTATCTCAAGCGCTTGACTGCTGATAAAAAGTAG
- a CDS encoding tetratricopeptide repeat protein, with protein MNQNNIDKKQKGKGKKIKYRSLFTCSFFLFTYLLTVPPLGSIAEAQAQSLSASAQKGFAFLKKGFINDAIAAFQQALKTQPQSSQVRLGLAIAYRKAGRIPEAWTAYQQVLAVDSNNQLALKAVGLLATYRPEWNLKGIEALTTLLELNPNDSEGRGSRALLYSYQGRLSESLADYQIVLNNNPTPKAVVDAAQTYSYSGDFPKALELFNRYRSTGKAITEYAALAYGRTLRETGNPGGAVQVLEAQLQRSNKLDEIGFETRKELAVAYLANQQQAQALAVLDVLQGRPDAILPLARSLNEIRKYTNNPTLTQQVFNLYRQALQTDPNPSPKLLREVADVFSGFPEGRQTALQLYRRVALEFPNDQSLVVQQLALENQLGLLGKNDLKQRLTTAIQSTPSDRVQLQQLANALVNIDVPDPEFLPVYQNLLQMGVNVPFLNFRVAQMYVQRQELNGARQALAAYTATRAGAKDLAPQLLAAEIERREGNLEASAQRYQAVIASKPNNSDIIDAALGGLAGIRLQQKRFDEAVTVYDQLIARNPQNLSIQLGRASIAYQAKRISQPEAEAVLNNWLATQPATNTPPELYSLIGALPTDPQKEALYSYLVETDPTSIPLQLRLLQVIAKRNPAQAQARMKQLIARIPNTSDSYQLQAELARSVGDLNLASSTYQNILAQQPDNIDALAALGGIRFEQRRFESAQEIYAQVLAQKPEDKGTRRALAGLNAILDQPLTALAQLEQLQLEAAAEGGNDSDASRQIQQIQTDFLLRRGFQPPWEDYQRRNRN; from the coding sequence ATGAATCAAAACAATATAGATAAAAAGCAAAAGGGAAAAGGTAAAAAAATTAAATATCGTTCTCTTTTTACTTGTTCATTTTTCCTTTTTACTTACTTGCTAACTGTGCCACCTTTGGGCAGCATTGCCGAAGCTCAAGCACAGAGCTTATCAGCATCGGCACAAAAGGGTTTTGCATTCTTAAAAAAAGGCTTCATTAATGATGCGATCGCAGCCTTCCAGCAAGCCCTCAAAACTCAACCGCAATCTTCGCAAGTTAGGTTAGGATTAGCGATCGCTTATCGCAAAGCCGGACGTATTCCCGAAGCTTGGACTGCTTATCAACAAGTACTGGCGGTAGACTCCAACAACCAACTAGCGTTAAAGGCGGTTGGTCTATTGGCTACTTATCGTCCTGAGTGGAACTTAAAAGGAATTGAGGCTCTAACAACTTTATTAGAGTTAAATCCTAATGACTCAGAAGGTCGTGGTTCCCGTGCCCTACTCTACTCTTATCAAGGACGATTAAGCGAGTCTTTGGCAGACTACCAAATCGTGCTGAACAACAATCCCACACCAAAGGCAGTCGTTGATGCAGCCCAAACTTATAGTTACAGTGGGGATTTTCCGAAAGCACTGGAGTTGTTTAACCGTTACCGCTCCACTGGCAAAGCCATTACAGAGTATGCAGCCCTAGCCTACGGTCGCACCTTACGAGAAACAGGCAATCCTGGAGGGGCAGTACAGGTGTTAGAAGCGCAGTTGCAGCGCTCCAATAAACTTGACGAGATAGGGTTTGAAACCCGTAAAGAACTAGCTGTAGCATACCTTGCCAATCAACAACAAGCTCAAGCATTGGCGGTTTTGGATGTATTACAAGGAAGGCCAGATGCGATTTTGCCCTTAGCGCGATCGCTCAATGAAATTCGCAAGTACACCAATAACCCCACTCTCACCCAGCAAGTTTTCAATCTCTACCGTCAAGCACTGCAAACCGATCCCAACCCTTCCCCCAAACTACTGCGCGAAGTCGCTGATGTCTTTAGTGGGTTCCCCGAAGGACGACAAACAGCACTGCAACTGTATCGACGGGTGGCGTTAGAATTTCCCAACGATCAAAGTCTGGTGGTACAGCAATTAGCTTTGGAAAATCAGCTAGGTTTACTCGGTAAAAATGACTTGAAACAGCGTTTGACTACTGCAATCCAATCAACGCCGAGCGATCGCGTCCAGTTGCAACAGCTAGCTAATGCTTTAGTGAACATTGATGTTCCCGACCCAGAATTTTTACCTGTGTACCAAAATCTTTTACAAATGGGGGTTAACGTACCGTTTTTGAATTTCCGGGTGGCGCAGATGTATGTGCAGCGCCAAGAGTTGAATGGTGCAAGGCAAGCTTTGGCAGCTTACACAGCTACCAGAGCAGGTGCTAAAGACCTCGCGCCCCAATTACTAGCAGCAGAAATTGAGCGTCGTGAGGGTAATCTCGAAGCTAGCGCTCAACGTTACCAAGCTGTGATTGCTAGTAAGCCAAATAATAGCGATATTATTGATGCTGCTTTAGGCGGACTGGCTGGAATACGACTGCAACAAAAGCGTTTTGATGAGGCTGTGACAGTTTATGACCAATTAATAGCTCGCAATCCTCAAAATTTGTCGATTCAACTAGGGCGTGCTAGTATCGCCTATCAAGCCAAGCGGATCTCCCAACCAGAAGCAGAGGCAGTTCTCAACAATTGGTTAGCTACACAACCTGCAACCAATACTCCTCCAGAACTATACAGTTTGATAGGAGCGCTGCCTACTGATCCGCAAAAAGAAGCTTTGTATAGTTATCTGGTAGAAACTGACCCTACTTCCATACCACTACAACTGCGCCTATTACAGGTGATAGCAAAACGCAATCCTGCCCAAGCACAAGCGCGGATGAAGCAGTTGATTGCCCGTATTCCCAACACTTCTGACTCATACCAGTTGCAGGCAGAGTTGGCTCGATCTGTAGGTGATCTGAATTTGGCTAGCAGTACCTATCAGAATATTTTGGCGCAGCAACCAGATAACATCGATGCCTTAGCGGCTTTGGGCGGAATTCGCTTTGAACAGCGCCGCTTTGAATCGGCACAGGAGATTTATGCTCAAGTGTTGGCACAAAAACCAGAAGACAAAGGCACACGCCGCGCCCTTGCTGGATTGAATGCAATTTTAGATCAGCCTTTGACAGCACTGGCACAGCTAGAACAACTGCAATTAGAAGCAGCCGCAGAAGGAGGAAACGATAGCGATGCATCTCGCCAAATACAGCAAATCCAAACAGACTTTCTGCTACGACGAGGATTTCAACCCCCTTGGGAAGATTATCAACGTCGAAACAGAAATTAG
- a CDS encoding M61 family metallopeptidase, producing MTEATATRPDIYVRETGPTIHYLVAMSQPETHLFEVTLNLVDYHSPILDLKLPVWTPGSYLVREYAKNLQDFEAFAEDKPLPWRKISKNHWQVDKKGVSELTVRYRVFANELSVRTNHLDATHGYFNGAALFFRIPGWDKQPIRVTIVPPRPEWQVTTALPPVGEETNTFLAGDFDTLVDTPFEIGRHQLYNFEVLGKPHELAIWGQGNFQAQQMIADIQKIIQVEAQMFGGLPYERYVFLLHLFSQAFGGLEHKDSCSLIYQRFGFRAQDKYNRFIQLVAHEFFHLWNVKRIRPKALEVFDYDQENYTPSLWFCEGTTSYYDLLIPLRAGIYDVQSYLNNLGKEITRYEMTPGRKVQPVSESSFDAWIKLYRPDANSGNSQISYYLKGEMVSLLLDLLIRSTHDNQRSLDDVMLKMWQQFGKDEIGYTPEQLQEVIESVAGIDLTDFFKRYIDGTDDLPLNQYLEPFGLQLVADQQEEPYLGVRINTENGREIIKFVETGSPAQMGGIDAGDELLAIDGIKVTGNSLSDRLKDYQPNDKIEVAVFHQDELRTYSIILASPHPTRYQVKPVEHPNSTQQQNFAGWLGVAIATV from the coding sequence ATGACTGAAGCAACAGCAACTCGTCCTGATATCTATGTTCGGGAAACCGGGCCAACGATTCATTACCTGGTGGCAATGTCCCAACCAGAAACCCATCTGTTTGAGGTGACTCTAAACCTTGTCGATTACCACTCGCCGATTCTCGATTTAAAACTACCCGTGTGGACACCCGGTTCCTACTTAGTCCGGGAATACGCCAAGAATTTACAGGATTTTGAGGCTTTTGCAGAGGATAAGCCTTTACCTTGGCGGAAGATCAGTAAAAATCACTGGCAGGTAGATAAAAAGGGTGTTTCAGAATTAACTGTACGTTACCGCGTTTTTGCGAATGAGCTATCGGTACGGACAAATCACTTAGATGCTACCCACGGTTATTTCAACGGTGCGGCACTATTTTTTAGAATACCGGGCTGGGACAAGCAACCCATTCGCGTCACTATCGTACCACCACGCCCGGAATGGCAGGTAACTACTGCCTTGCCACCCGTTGGTGAGGAAACAAATACTTTCTTAGCTGGCGATTTTGATACTCTTGTTGATACTCCCTTTGAGATTGGTCGCCACCAATTGTATAATTTTGAGGTTTTGGGAAAACCCCATGAACTGGCAATCTGGGGGCAAGGAAATTTCCAAGCCCAGCAGATGATTGCTGATATTCAAAAAATTATTCAGGTAGAAGCACAGATGTTCGGCGGTTTGCCTTATGAACGATACGTGTTTCTACTACATTTATTTAGCCAAGCTTTTGGCGGTTTGGAGCATAAAGACTCTTGTTCATTAATTTACCAGCGTTTTGGATTTCGCGCTCAAGATAAGTACAATCGCTTTATCCAATTGGTAGCACACGAGTTCTTTCACTTGTGGAATGTCAAGCGAATTCGCCCAAAAGCATTAGAGGTTTTTGATTACGACCAAGAAAATTACACACCATCATTATGGTTTTGTGAAGGTACTACTAGTTACTATGACTTGTTAATTCCTTTGCGGGCAGGAATTTATGATGTTCAATCGTATTTGAATAATTTGGGCAAAGAAATTACCAGATATGAAATGACACCGGGGCGCAAGGTACAACCCGTTTCTGAGTCGAGTTTTGATGCCTGGATAAAACTATATCGCCCGGATGCCAATAGCGGTAATTCCCAAATTTCCTACTATTTAAAGGGAGAAATGGTATCGTTATTGCTGGATTTACTGATTCGCTCTACTCACGACAATCAGCGCTCCCTCGATGACGTGATGCTGAAAATGTGGCAGCAATTTGGGAAAGATGAAATTGGCTATACCCCAGAACAGTTGCAGGAAGTTATAGAATCTGTAGCTGGAATCGATTTGACTGATTTCTTTAAACGCTACATTGATGGCACTGACGATTTGCCCTTGAATCAGTATTTAGAACCCTTTGGCTTGCAGTTGGTAGCCGATCAGCAGGAAGAACCTTACTTAGGTGTGAGAATAAATACAGAGAATGGGCGGGAGATTATTAAGTTTGTGGAAACTGGTTCACCTGCACAAATGGGGGGAATTGATGCAGGTGATGAGTTGTTAGCAATTGATGGGATTAAGGTAACGGGGAATAGTTTAAGCGATCGCCTGAAAGATTACCAACCAAATGATAAAATTGAAGTCGCAGTTTTCCACCAAGACGAACTCCGTACTTATTCCATCATCCTCGCCTCACCACATCCAACTCGGTATCAGGTAAAGCCTGTTGAGCATCCTAACTCCACACAACAGCAAAACTTTGCTGGATGGCTTGGGGTAGCGATCGCAACTGTTTGA
- a CDS encoding porin — MSEKSSAQVNPSQLKTSDYQLGLAEPLPVPKLPVNKGQSQSGWQTLPSARITTGVAVAPIANPVLKVVEPKPANDLQQMESVFIQQQVTGKAPAAARSSVAPRVAAGGDTSNLNLGLQGQMNGSELPSSSAPLPPLANLPETPESTAPAAPTFNQLLSSQTAPLSTLPNSAATQEFTAPGVAPTFNQLLSSQTAPLPPLPNLPATPESTAPGAAPTFNQQLPNPQTTPSFLNTTPTPSTAVPVTPSITTQQRRQLTSSSLREPSLQFQGVYITQGGDTSARARVSGVYPLSPQALIGATLDLTSQGSNRNFDDSRNDGLNVNELYLATSLAGVPNLRFVIGQIDLTSYFDRNSFAKDGASQFFNPVFQTNPALAATGISSRTGLLTDWSITDNIEAKAAVFSSADKIGDFSLDGFAGEIGVRYGNAIIRGTYASDRDAGVNDSFLESYSIARGNNQFGPDKNDREEAYGLNAEVFIPNLKLGLFGRYGRYENRTLGEGANTYVLGASFVDLFTPDDRVGIAYGRALSNDQLRRGNSPDVLEMFYDFKFLDNLRLGLSVQARDDFSETVFGIRVKSEFGITPRGRITQ, encoded by the coding sequence GTGAGCGAAAAATCTTCAGCTCAAGTCAACCCATCTCAGCTAAAGACTAGCGACTACCAATTGGGTTTAGCAGAACCGCTACCAGTGCCTAAATTACCCGTCAATAAGGGTCAATCTCAGTCAGGGTGGCAAACATTGCCTTCTGCACGCATAACGACTGGTGTAGCAGTTGCACCGATCGCTAATCCAGTGTTGAAAGTTGTAGAACCCAAACCAGCCAACGATCTCCAACAAATGGAGAGTGTCTTTATTCAGCAGCAGGTAACTGGAAAAGCCCCGGCAGCAGCACGTAGTTCTGTTGCACCACGAGTGGCAGCAGGTGGAGATACTTCTAACCTGAATTTAGGATTGCAGGGACAGATGAATGGCTCGGAGCTACCAAGTAGTTCAGCCCCACTGCCACCACTCGCCAACTTGCCTGAAACACCAGAATCAACTGCACCAGCAGCACCAACTTTTAATCAACTACTCAGTTCTCAAACGGCCCCCCTGTCAACACTTCCCAACTCGGCTGCAACGCAAGAATTCACTGCACCAGGAGTAGCACCAACTTTTAATCAACTACTCAGTTCTCAAACAGCCCCCCTGCCACCACTTCCCAACTTGCCTGCAACCCCAGAATCAACTGCACCAGGAGCAGCACCAACTTTTAATCAACAATTACCCAATCCACAGACAACACCATCATTTCTTAATACGACTCCCACTCCAAGCACAGCAGTGCCAGTTACCCCATCAATAACTACTCAACAACGCCGCCAGCTTACTAGCAGTAGTTTAAGGGAACCCTCTTTACAATTCCAAGGAGTTTATATTACCCAAGGCGGCGACACCTCAGCGCGGGCGAGAGTTAGCGGAGTCTATCCACTGTCTCCTCAAGCTTTGATTGGGGCAACTCTGGACTTAACAAGCCAAGGGAGCAACCGCAACTTCGATGACTCTCGAAACGATGGTTTGAACGTCAACGAGCTTTATTTGGCGACTTCACTAGCAGGAGTACCTAATCTGCGGTTTGTGATCGGTCAAATAGATTTAACGTCTTATTTCGATCGCAACAGCTTTGCTAAAGATGGAGCTAGTCAATTCTTTAATCCGGTGTTTCAAACTAACCCAGCACTGGCGGCGACAGGGATTAGTTCCCGCACTGGTTTGTTAACCGATTGGAGTATCACCGACAATATTGAAGCCAAAGCAGCAGTCTTTTCATCAGCAGATAAAATCGGTGACTTTTCTTTAGATGGATTTGCTGGCGAAATCGGCGTCCGTTACGGGAATGCAATTATTCGTGGTACTTATGCTAGCGATCGCGACGCTGGTGTTAATGATAGCTTCCTTGAAAGCTATAGCATTGCCAGAGGTAACAATCAATTTGGCCCTGATAAAAACGATCGCGAAGAAGCATACGGCCTCAATGCCGAAGTCTTTATTCCCAATCTGAAATTAGGTTTGTTTGGGCGCTATGGTCGCTACGAAAACCGCACTTTAGGAGAGGGTGCAAATACTTACGTCTTGGGAGCTAGTTTTGTGGATCTGTTTACCCCAGATGACCGGGTAGGAATAGCTTATGGACGCGCTCTCTCTAACGATCAGCTACGTCGTGGAAATAGTCCCGATGTATTAGAAATGTTCTATGATTTTAAATTTCTTGACAATCTACGGCTAGGCTTGTCGGTTCAAGCGCGTGATGATTTCTCAGAAACAGTTTTCGGTATCAGAGTGAAATCAGAATTTGGTATCACTCCCAGAGGGAGAATTACTCAATGA